In Meleagris gallopavo isolate NT-WF06-2002-E0010 breed Aviagen turkey brand Nicholas breeding stock chromosome 2, Turkey_5.1, whole genome shotgun sequence, the following are encoded in one genomic region:
- the SPTLC3 gene encoding serine palmitoyltransferase 3, translating to MYVAVLTFVGFGVGTIFGYLRDFMRAWGLEKRNVAQEREQQKDFVPLYQDFENFYTRNLYMRIRDNWNRPICSVPGPQFDLMERVTDDYNWTFRFTGRTIKNVINMGSYNYLGFAETDPNALKTVTKELQKYGTGICSTRQEMGTLDKHVELENLVAKFLGVEDAMVFGMGFATNSMNIPALVGKGCLILSDELNHTSLVLGARLSGATIRIFKHNNMQSLEKLLRDAIIYGQPRSRRAWRKIIILVEGIYRYVHFKRLSVLYRF from the exons ATGTATGTTGCTGTTCTTACGTTTGTGGGTTTTGGAGTGGGCACAATATTTGGCTACCTGCGAGATTTTATGAGAGCCTGGGGACTAGAAAAACGTAATGTTGCACAGGAGagagaacaacaaaaa GATTTTGTGCCACTTTATCAAGATTTTGAGAACTTTTACACCAGAAACCTCTATATGAGAATACGTGATAACTGGAATCGTCCAATTTGCAGTGTCCCAGGGCCGCAGTTTGACCTCATGGAACGCGTTACAGATGATTACAACTGGACATTTAG GTTTACAGGAAGAACCATCAAGAATGTAATCAATATGGGTTCTTATAACTACCTCGGCTTCGCAGAAACAGATCCTAATGCTTTGAAAACTGTAACCAAAGAGCTACAAAAATATGGAACAGGAATCTGCAGTACTAGACAAGAAATGG GGACCCTAGACAAGCATGTAGAACTAGAGAATCTTGTGGCCAAGTTCCTAGGTGTGGAAGATGCTATGGTGTTCGGCATGGGATTTGCAACAAATTCAATGAATATTCCAGCACTTGTTGGAAAA GGTTGCCTCATTTTAAGCGATGAATTGAACCACACTTCTCTCGTTCTTGGTGCAAGGCTTTCAGGTGCTACTATTAGAATCTTCAAGCATAATA atatgCAGAGTCTTGAGAAGCTATTGAGAGATGCAATAATATATGGCCAGCCTCGAAGCCGCAGAGCATGGAGAAAAATTATCATCCTTGTGGAAGGCATTTACAGGTATGTGCATTTTAAACGCCTGAGTGTTCTTTATCGCTTCTGA